Proteins encoded in a region of the Pirellulaceae bacterium genome:
- a CDS encoding sugar phosphate isomerase/epimerase, whose protein sequence is MKKIQLRRREFLAASAASFCVNSLRSAAMAIEPLNRTEPYFKFSLAAYSYRKLLKRASPKFSLFDFVDDCASFGLQGTELTSYYFPLEITDDYLRRLKRHCFRLGLGVSGTAVRNDFGRAPGPERDREIAHVKRWVNYAEILGAPVIRIFAGHAHEGHSSTRTHELIVDGIRECCQYAGQYGVHLALENHGGPTATASGLLGFVKDVDSPWFGVNLDTGNFHSADIYGDLARVAPYAINVQVKVVMAGPDQVKHPVNYARLAQLLKVANYRGYVALEYEESGNPRLECRNALRDLRAAFS, encoded by the coding sequence TTGAAAAAAATCCAGCTTCGGCGGCGTGAATTTCTGGCGGCTTCGGCGGCCAGTTTTTGTGTGAACTCTTTGCGATCGGCGGCAATGGCAATTGAGCCGCTGAATCGGACTGAGCCGTATTTTAAATTCAGCTTAGCGGCCTATAGCTATCGAAAATTGCTGAAAAGGGCCTCACCAAAGTTCAGTCTATTCGACTTTGTTGATGATTGTGCCAGCTTCGGCCTGCAGGGTACGGAGCTCACCTCTTACTATTTCCCTTTGGAAATAACAGACGATTATCTCCGACGGTTGAAACGCCATTGTTTTCGACTTGGCTTGGGGGTGTCGGGGACAGCGGTCCGGAATGACTTTGGACGAGCTCCTGGGCCAGAGCGTGATCGCGAAATCGCCCACGTGAAACGGTGGGTTAATTATGCCGAGATTCTAGGGGCTCCCGTGATTCGCATTTTTGCAGGTCACGCGCATGAGGGGCATTCCTCAACCAGAACGCATGAGTTGATCGTTGATGGAATCCGTGAATGCTGCCAGTATGCTGGCCAGTACGGCGTCCATTTGGCACTCGAAAATCATGGTGGACCCACCGCCACCGCGAGTGGCTTACTTGGGTTTGTGAAGGATGTGGATAGCCCCTGGTTCGGTGTAAACCTTGACACGGGTAATTTTCATTCTGCTGACATCTATGGCGATCTCGCACGTGTCGCTCCTTACGCGATTAACGTGCAAGTTAAAGTGGTGATGGCCGGACCCGATCAGGTAAAGCATCCTGTAAACTACGCTCGTCTTGCCCAACTTCTCAAAGTCGCAAACTATCGTGGCTACGTGGCGCTCGAATACGAAGAGTCGGGTAATCCGCGGTTAGAGTGCCGAAACGCGCTACGCGATCTGCGAGCCGCTTTTTCTTGA